In Oryza brachyantha chromosome 1, ObraRS2, whole genome shotgun sequence, the following are encoded in one genomic region:
- the LOC102712595 gene encoding protein DJ-1 homolog B-like isoform X2 — protein sequence MASRPAKKVLVPIVAGTEPVEATVPIDVLRRAGAHVTVASADGFGGLVVEAMYGVRIVADALVAPAAADDVDDSAAARFDLIVLPGGVPGAANLGGCAALEAVVRRHAATGGLYSAICAAPPLALASWGLLDGRKATAHPLFVDKFPPEVAAVDASVVVDGSAVTSRGPATSSEFALALVEQLYGKGKAEQIAEEMLVKYEAGYTIDEVNSVQWKCNGTPKVLVPVANGTEEMELITIVDVLRRAEAADVVVASAEDAAEVVARHGMRIVADTTLDEAAAAAGQTSFDLIILPGGTPGAKTMSSNEKLVALLKKQAAASKPYGAIGAATAHVLEPHGLLEGKKAAVHPSMAAAGLPKDGAGEGEGEGSRVVVDGNVITGSSAGTAMEFAVAAVEKLLGRDVAQRVAEGLLF from the exons ATGGCGTCCCGTCCCGCGAAGAAG GTGCTTGTGCCGATCGTCGCCGGCACGGAgccggtggaggcgacggtgcccatcgacgtcctccgccgcgccggcgcgcaCGTTACCGTGGCTTCCGCCGACGGCTTTGGTGGGCTGGTCGTCGAGGCCATGTACGGGGTCAGGATCGTCGCGGACGCGCtcgtcgcccccgccgccgccgacgacgtcgacgactCCGCCGCGGCTCGCTTTGACCTCATCGTCCTCCCT GGAGGGGTTCCCGGCGCGGCGAACCTCGGCGGCTGCGCGGCGCTGGAAGCCGTGGTGAGGAGGCACGCGGCGACCGGAGGGCTCTACTCCGCCAtctgcgccgcgccgccgctggcgctGGCGTCCTGGGGCTTGCTCGACGGCCGCAAG gCAACTGCTCACCCGCTGTTCGTGGACAAATTCCCCCCGGAGGTGGCCGCCGTGGACGCGAGCGTGGTGGTGGACGGGAGCGCCGTCACCAGCCGCGGtccggcgacgtcgtcggAGTTCGCCCTGGCTCTGGTGGAGCAGCTCTACGGGAAGGGCAAGGCCGAGCAGATCGCAGAAGAAATG CTTGTCAAATATGAGGCTGGATATACCATCGATGAAGTCAACTCGGTTCAATGGAAATGTAACGGCACACCCAAG GTCCTTGTTCCGGTAGCCAACGGCACCGAGGAAATGGAGCTGATAACGATCGTCGACGTCCTGCGCAGAGCCGAGGCGgcggacgtcgtcgtcgcgtcgGCCGAGGACGCCGCCGAGGTCGTCGCGCGCCACGGGATGAGGATCGTGGCCGACACGACGctggacgaggcggcggcggccgccggtcAGACGAGCTTCGACCTGATCATCCTGCCG GGTGGCACGCCTGGCGCAAAGACGATGAGCAGCAACGAGAAACTCGTCGCTCTGCTGAagaagcaggcggcggcgagcaagcCCTACGGCGCCATTGGCGCCGCGACGGCTCACGTGCTCGAGCCCCACGGCCTGCTCGAG GGAAAGAAAGCGGCGGTGCACccgtccatggcggcggccgggttGCCcaaggacggcgccggcgagggcgagggcgagggcagCAGAGTGGTGGTCGACGGGAACGTGATCACGGGCAGTAGCGCCGGCACGGCCATGGAGttcgccgtggccgccgtcgAGAAGCTGCTCGGCCGCGACGTGGCGCAGCGGGTGGCGGAAGGCTTGCTTTTCTAG
- the LOC102712595 gene encoding protein DJ-1 homolog A-like isoform X1, which produces MASRPAKKVLVPIVAGTEPVEATVPIDVLRRAGAHVTVASADGFGGLVVEAMYGVRIVADALVAPAAADDVDDSAAARFDLIVLPLILPSAPPIMATPTSIDMYMQGGVPGAANLGGCAALEAVVRRHAATGGLYSAICAAPPLALASWGLLDGRKATAHPLFVDKFPPEVAAVDASVVVDGSAVTSRGPATSSEFALALVEQLYGKGKAEQIAEEMLVKYEAGYTIDEVNSVQWKCNGTPKVLVPVANGTEEMELITIVDVLRRAEAADVVVASAEDAAEVVARHGMRIVADTTLDEAAAAAGQTSFDLIILPGGTPGAKTMSSNEKLVALLKKQAAASKPYGAIGAATAHVLEPHGLLEGKKAAVHPSMAAAGLPKDGAGEGEGEGSRVVVDGNVITGSSAGTAMEFAVAAVEKLLGRDVAQRVAEGLLF; this is translated from the exons ATGGCGTCCCGTCCCGCGAAGAAG GTGCTTGTGCCGATCGTCGCCGGCACGGAgccggtggaggcgacggtgcccatcgacgtcctccgccgcgccggcgcgcaCGTTACCGTGGCTTCCGCCGACGGCTTTGGTGGGCTGGTCGTCGAGGCCATGTACGGGGTCAGGATCGTCGCGGACGCGCtcgtcgcccccgccgccgccgacgacgtcgacgactCCGCCGCGGCTCGCTTTGACCTCATCGTCCTCCCT CTAATATtgccgtccgcgccgccgaTCATGGCGACACCGACATCGATCGATATGTATATGCAGGGAGGGGTTCCCGGCGCGGCGAACCTCGGCGGCTGCGCGGCGCTGGAAGCCGTGGTGAGGAGGCACGCGGCGACCGGAGGGCTCTACTCCGCCAtctgcgccgcgccgccgctggcgctGGCGTCCTGGGGCTTGCTCGACGGCCGCAAG gCAACTGCTCACCCGCTGTTCGTGGACAAATTCCCCCCGGAGGTGGCCGCCGTGGACGCGAGCGTGGTGGTGGACGGGAGCGCCGTCACCAGCCGCGGtccggcgacgtcgtcggAGTTCGCCCTGGCTCTGGTGGAGCAGCTCTACGGGAAGGGCAAGGCCGAGCAGATCGCAGAAGAAATG CTTGTCAAATATGAGGCTGGATATACCATCGATGAAGTCAACTCGGTTCAATGGAAATGTAACGGCACACCCAAG GTCCTTGTTCCGGTAGCCAACGGCACCGAGGAAATGGAGCTGATAACGATCGTCGACGTCCTGCGCAGAGCCGAGGCGgcggacgtcgtcgtcgcgtcgGCCGAGGACGCCGCCGAGGTCGTCGCGCGCCACGGGATGAGGATCGTGGCCGACACGACGctggacgaggcggcggcggccgccggtcAGACGAGCTTCGACCTGATCATCCTGCCG GGTGGCACGCCTGGCGCAAAGACGATGAGCAGCAACGAGAAACTCGTCGCTCTGCTGAagaagcaggcggcggcgagcaagcCCTACGGCGCCATTGGCGCCGCGACGGCTCACGTGCTCGAGCCCCACGGCCTGCTCGAG GGAAAGAAAGCGGCGGTGCACccgtccatggcggcggccgggttGCCcaaggacggcgccggcgagggcgagggcgagggcagCAGAGTGGTGGTCGACGGGAACGTGATCACGGGCAGTAGCGCCGGCACGGCCATGGAGttcgccgtggccgccgtcgAGAAGCTGCTCGGCCGCGACGTGGCGCAGCGGGTGGCGGAAGGCTTGCTTTTCTAG